A single region of the Saprospiraceae bacterium genome encodes:
- a CDS encoding DUF5916 domain-containing protein yields the protein MNGENYFLFCCKRNDYWEGDYTLKKLFFCIFIHAIVSNVIAQTSKPDTIYAKYTQEGIQLDGKLDEAVWKRVIHINNFTQRELNIGELATERTEVAIVYTTKTLYIGFWGYDREPDKLVAREMKRDFNWGGEDNFEVIIDTYNDDRNGFLFAINPNAARADAQVLNNGESFNKFWNGVWDARTIITDEGWFAEIAIPFSTLKFPTDAPEQIWGINFERNIRRKREQLLWQGWSRDSELELLNRAGTLTGLDSIVSKEFIEIKPYTIGGGEFTPGKNNGEINAGGDINYLITPTLRMNLTFNTDFAQVEADQQQINLTRFPLFFSERREFFLEGQDYFNMGMGNRIIPFYSRRIGLAEDRSTVPIIAGARILGKIKNSTIGALSMQTASRDSIPSANYTVLSWRQDVLEQSSVGILSANKYENGRLHSTTGAYGLYSTSKLFGDKNLNIGASFTQNINSDNFDSKANAHRIYLSFPNDKVEFDMAWQRSATTFNPEVGFLRRDNFQEFYAELEWKPRPKTHLKWIRQFSFKGLDMNYFIFDDTGELQSFFYEIRPLGFETRSGEFFEFNLQRRAEGLREPFEIKDGIVVPEGEYWYNRMEVQAATFGGRIWSLSTRINWGNFLTGKSTESSYELFWRASRFFKIGANYEKNWIDLPEGSFDTDLVGTRMEYALNPNLFGALFAQWNSEDEQAILNFRLQWIPIIGADFFFIINQAYDTSRDDWKVERTTVLGKLIWRFVI from the coding sequence ATGAATGGTGAAAATTATTTTCTTTTTTGTTGTAAACGAAACGACTACTGGGAGGGAGACTATACATTGAAAAAGTTATTTTTCTGCATATTTATTCATGCAATTGTTTCTAATGTAATAGCCCAAACAAGTAAACCAGATACAATTTACGCGAAGTATACTCAAGAAGGAATTCAGCTTGATGGCAAGCTGGATGAAGCCGTATGGAAACGAGTCATACACATCAATAATTTCACACAAAGAGAGCTGAACATCGGAGAACTGGCAACTGAAAGAACGGAAGTAGCCATTGTATATACTACTAAAACGCTCTATATCGGATTTTGGGGATATGACAGAGAACCAGATAAACTAGTTGCCCGTGAAATGAAACGGGATTTTAATTGGGGTGGAGAGGATAATTTTGAGGTTATTATTGACACCTATAATGACGACCGCAACGGATTTTTGTTTGCAATCAACCCTAATGCTGCAAGGGCGGATGCACAGGTTCTCAACAATGGTGAATCTTTCAATAAATTTTGGAATGGAGTATGGGATGCCAGAACAATCATTACTGACGAAGGTTGGTTTGCAGAAATAGCCATCCCCTTTTCCACTTTAAAATTTCCTACTGATGCCCCGGAACAGATATGGGGAATCAACTTCGAGCGGAATATTCGTAGGAAACGTGAACAACTCCTTTGGCAGGGCTGGTCAAGGGACTCTGAACTGGAACTACTCAACCGAGCGGGTACCTTGACTGGTCTGGACAGCATCGTCAGCAAAGAATTTATAGAAATAAAGCCTTATACCATAGGTGGAGGCGAATTCACGCCTGGTAAAAATAATGGAGAAATTAATGCGGGCGGAGACATCAATTACCTTATTACACCTACGCTCCGAATGAACCTTACCTTCAACACAGACTTTGCTCAGGTTGAAGCAGACCAGCAGCAAATCAACCTGACCCGCTTTCCCCTATTCTTCTCGGAACGCAGAGAATTTTTCCTTGAAGGGCAGGACTATTTCAATATGGGTATGGGAAACAGGATCATTCCATTTTATAGCAGGAGGATTGGGCTGGCGGAAGACCGCTCAACCGTTCCCATTATTGCAGGAGCAAGGATTTTAGGTAAAATAAAAAACTCCACAATAGGTGCATTATCTATGCAGACGGCTAGTCGGGATAGTATTCCATCCGCTAATTATACGGTTTTGAGTTGGCGTCAGGATGTGTTGGAACAATCCTCAGTTGGGATCCTCTCGGCCAACAAGTATGAAAATGGTCGTCTACATAGTACAACCGGGGCTTATGGGTTGTACAGTACATCAAAGCTATTCGGTGATAAAAATTTGAATATTGGAGCTTCTTTTACCCAAAATATTAATTCTGATAATTTTGATTCTAAAGCCAATGCACACCGCATTTATTTAAGCTTTCCCAACGATAAAGTTGAGTTTGATATGGCATGGCAACGAAGTGCTACCACTTTTAACCCAGAGGTAGGATTCTTACGGAGGGATAACTTTCAGGAATTTTATGCAGAACTTGAATGGAAGCCCCGACCTAAAACCCATTTGAAATGGATTCGCCAGTTCAGCTTTAAGGGGCTTGATATGAATTATTTCATTTTTGACGATACAGGTGAGTTACAATCATTCTTTTATGAAATCAGGCCTCTAGGCTTTGAAACACGCAGCGGGGAGTTTTTTGAGTTCAACTTACAAAGACGGGCAGAAGGTTTACGTGAACCTTTTGAAATCAAGGATGGAATTGTGGTACCAGAAGGCGAATACTGGTATAATCGTATGGAAGTACAAGCAGCCACATTTGGGGGACGTATCTGGTCTTTATCTACCCGCATCAACTGGGGCAATTTCCTTACTGGAAAAAGTACCGAAAGTTCTTATGAACTTTTCTGGAGAGCAAGTCGCTTTTTTAAAATTGGTGCTAACTATGAGAAAAATTGGATTGACTTGCCGGAAGGAAGTTTTGATACCGACTTGGTCGGGACCCGCATGGAGTACGCCCTAAACCCTAACTTGTTCGGCGCGCTGTTTGCGCAGTGGAACAGCGAGGATGAGCAAGCGATCCTCAACTTTCGCCTGCAATGGATTCCGATCATAGGGGCCGATTTCTTTTTCATCATCAATCAGGCCTATGATACTTCGAGGGATGACTGGAAAGTGGAGCGAACGACTGTGCTGGGTAAGTTGATCTGGAGGTTCGTTATTTAA
- a CDS encoding efflux RND transporter permease subunit: MINLIISALRKPVTVMVALLAIVFFAVLSIRNMPVDIFPKLGIPTIYVAQTYGGLAPNQIEGFMTSYYEYHFLYINGIKEVESKTIQGVSLMKLTFHEGTDMSQALAEVVAQVNRSRAFMPPGTVPPFITRFDGGGAPVGQLVFSSATRSLGEIQDLALFKVRPKFASIPGVSAPPPFGGNQRTVLIKADPSKLRSYNISPDELVMAIAKGNTISPSGNIRTADKLLIVNQNTVVSDIQELADIPLKKGSGPAVYVRDVADVQNGSDVASGYALINGSRSVYIPVTKRASASTWDVVKRIKASLPEMQAAVPDDIKVSYEFDQSGYVINSLKTLSFEGALGAVLTGLMVLLFLGDRPSALIVILTIPLAILSAVVCLYLTGQTLNVMTLGGLALAIGILVDESTVTVENIHRHQEMGKPKARAILDASKEIALPKLLILISILAVFVPSFFMSGTPRAMFLPLTLAVGFAMIASFLLSQTMVPILSNWFLKDHVSQKKDGKFQWFRNRMTGYVKNITDKRGWAIGFYLVVMFAMLSTLWQSTGTEIFPRINSGQLQVRLRLPDGTRIENTEEKTKRFLEVINEVVGKKNVAITSAFVGIQPPSYPVNTIFLWTGGPHEAVVKIKLKETGQDLDVLKETLRKRVAETIPEMRLSFEPADLVDQVMSQGANTSVEIAVQGKNLSESRKFAEEIKNRIEGLSFMRDVQFGIPLNYPSIDLEYDRVRAGQLGLTIENISRSVTASTSSSRFTQPNYWLDAGSGNAYQVQVEFPQYLVTQPGDIEKVPLKSENGRTVYVGDVSKWEPTNMIGEYDRLNQQRFITITGNLRNKDLGGAIKTLRNEVNVMGEPPAGMSVKFRGLAETLTQTFNELSTGLLLAVAVIFLLLAASFQSFRLSFAVLSTIPAVIVGSFLLIWISGNTLNIQSFMGSIMAIGVAVANAILFVTIAEQYRKDQRQNPHLEGIKDRLRPILMTTIAMIAGMTPMALGLGEGGEQTAPLGIAVIGGLLFSVFATVFILPAIYWQLIGRKHYKSISLDPDDEQSTYFGQ; encoded by the coding sequence ATGATCAATTTAATCATATCCGCATTAAGAAAACCTGTAACAGTCATGGTAGCCCTTTTGGCTATCGTTTTTTTTGCGGTATTGTCCATACGGAACATGCCGGTGGACATATTCCCCAAGCTGGGCATCCCCACCATTTATGTAGCTCAGACCTACGGAGGCCTTGCGCCTAACCAAATCGAGGGTTTTATGACCTCCTACTACGAATATCATTTCCTGTACATTAATGGCATAAAAGAAGTAGAAAGCAAAACAATCCAGGGTGTTTCCTTAATGAAGCTCACCTTTCATGAGGGAACCGATATGTCTCAGGCTCTGGCTGAAGTAGTGGCCCAGGTCAACCGGTCTAGGGCATTTATGCCTCCGGGTACCGTCCCTCCTTTTATTACCCGGTTTGACGGAGGAGGCGCACCGGTGGGTCAATTGGTTTTTAGCAGTGCAACCCGGTCGTTGGGTGAAATACAAGACCTGGCGCTCTTTAAAGTACGCCCCAAATTCGCCTCCATCCCGGGCGTATCAGCGCCGCCACCTTTTGGCGGAAACCAGCGTACGGTACTGATCAAAGCTGACCCCTCCAAGCTACGTAGCTACAATATTAGCCCTGATGAACTGGTTATGGCCATTGCCAAAGGCAATACTATATCTCCCTCTGGCAATATTCGGACAGCGGACAAACTCTTGATCGTTAATCAAAATACAGTGGTAAGTGATATTCAAGAGCTGGCCGATATCCCTCTGAAGAAAGGATCCGGACCAGCTGTATATGTGCGGGATGTGGCCGATGTGCAAAACGGGTCCGATGTAGCCTCAGGGTATGCCCTGATCAATGGTAGCCGCTCCGTATATATTCCGGTAACCAAACGGGCGAGTGCTTCCACCTGGGATGTCGTCAAGCGGATCAAAGCAAGCCTACCGGAAATGCAGGCGGCTGTGCCGGATGACATCAAGGTAAGTTACGAATTTGATCAATCGGGCTATGTGATCAATTCTCTAAAAACCTTGTCCTTCGAAGGAGCACTGGGGGCAGTGCTTACCGGCCTGATGGTGTTGCTGTTTCTGGGGGACAGGCCCAGTGCACTCATCGTTATTCTCACCATACCGCTGGCCATATTATCGGCAGTGGTGTGCCTTTACCTTACTGGGCAAACCCTAAATGTGATGACCCTGGGTGGTCTGGCATTGGCCATCGGTATCCTTGTGGATGAATCCACTGTGACCGTTGAGAACATCCACCGTCACCAGGAGATGGGCAAGCCGAAGGCCCGGGCCATCCTGGATGCCAGTAAAGAAATTGCCTTGCCGAAACTACTCATACTGATCAGCATCCTGGCAGTATTTGTACCCTCCTTTTTTATGAGCGGCACGCCCCGGGCGATGTTTTTACCGCTTACGCTGGCAGTAGGTTTCGCCATGATCGCCTCTTTCCTGCTTTCTCAAACCATGGTTCCCATTCTTTCTAATTGGTTTCTGAAAGATCATGTATCTCAAAAAAAGGATGGAAAGTTTCAGTGGTTTCGTAATCGAATGACAGGATATGTGAAAAATATCACCGATAAGAGAGGATGGGCAATTGGTTTTTACCTGGTGGTTATGTTTGCCATGCTTTCGACCCTTTGGCAATCTACCGGCACAGAGATATTTCCAAGAATCAACTCCGGGCAGTTACAGGTTCGGTTAAGACTTCCCGATGGTACCCGTATTGAAAACACCGAAGAGAAAACAAAACGGTTTCTGGAAGTGATAAATGAGGTAGTCGGCAAAAAAAATGTAGCGATCACTTCCGCATTTGTTGGTATCCAGCCTCCCAGCTACCCGGTCAATACCATCTTTCTATGGACAGGCGGCCCGCATGAAGCAGTTGTCAAGATCAAGCTGAAAGAAACAGGACAAGACCTGGACGTCCTCAAAGAAACCCTCAGGAAAAGAGTAGCGGAAACCATACCTGAAATGCGCCTATCTTTCGAACCTGCCGACCTGGTAGACCAGGTGATGAGCCAGGGGGCCAATACATCGGTGGAAATTGCCGTGCAGGGTAAGAACCTTTCTGAATCACGAAAATTTGCTGAAGAAATAAAGAACAGAATAGAAGGGTTATCTTTTATGCGGGATGTACAGTTTGGCATTCCTTTGAACTATCCTTCCATCGACTTGGAGTATGACCGTGTACGTGCCGGCCAGTTAGGCCTTACCATTGAAAACATCAGCCGGTCGGTGACGGCCTCCACCTCTTCCAGCCGCTTCACTCAGCCCAATTACTGGCTGGATGCCGGATCAGGCAATGCCTACCAGGTGCAGGTGGAATTTCCCCAATACCTGGTAACCCAACCTGGTGATATTGAAAAGGTGCCGCTTAAATCGGAAAATGGGAGAACCGTCTATGTGGGTGATGTGAGCAAATGGGAACCGACCAATATGATCGGGGAATACGACCGCCTTAACCAGCAACGGTTCATTACCATTACAGGAAACCTGCGCAACAAAGACTTGGGAGGTGCCATTAAAACGCTGCGCAATGAAGTAAACGTAATGGGTGAACCACCTGCGGGAATGAGTGTAAAATTCAGAGGACTCGCTGAAACCCTCACCCAAACCTTCAATGAACTGAGTACCGGTCTTTTGCTGGCGGTAGCAGTGATCTTCCTGCTGCTGGCAGCCAGTTTTCAGTCGTTCCGGCTCTCCTTTGCAGTGCTTTCTACTATACCAGCCGTGATAGTCGGTTCCTTCCTTCTCATTTGGATAAGCGGGAACACGCTTAACATTCAATCATTCATGGGTAGCATCATGGCCATAGGTGTGGCGGTGGCCAATGCCATATTATTTGTAACCATAGCCGAGCAATACCGGAAAGATCAAAGACAAAACCCACATCTAGAGGGAATAAAGGATCGGTTGAGACCTATACTGATGACCACCATTGCCATGATAGCAGGTATGACCCCCATGGCGCTTGGACTGGGTGAGGGAGGTGAACAAACAGCGCCGTTGGGGATAGCTGTGATCGGTGGATTGCTGTTTTCAGTATTTGCCACCGTGTTCATACTGCCTGCCATTTACTGGCAATTGATAGGAAGGAAACACTACAAGAGCATATCACTGGATCCGGATGATGAACAGAGTACCTATTTCGGACAGTAA
- a CDS encoding ABC transporter permease subunit yields MDRTLGKNIVRFVPSLLLFLLLALPLVLLLWQWITMGEDTVLLSIINQENLLLIGKSLLMSGTAALSATLTGTVCGFLLYKFQFSFSESYKLGLLLPLLISPYVFAVAWKDGFFRLLGNAAAIYSEAGVILVHTIVFFPLAMLITGSALSQINSGYEEAGLMAVSFRKMMMKIVLPLIRPALTISFLLILIFSLSDFSVSAFFGVRTFTTEIFTQFSALYNFPLAIGQSIILLLVCMLLMLSEARYLSDAPFFSVSVKGSISKKYHAGNRQIMFHSFLWMLLVSTLLIPAFILTVQSLTARTPFFIQAWELMRPAALQSVKLAFAGACIITLTGLWTAYRKERRNDKLPNLLLLLTFIVPSTVLGIALIRYYNLPALNFIYGTSLILLIAYLGKFGFIASRIIGNGIKQIPISFEEAASVVGIPSKKILLKISLPLLLPSLFTAFVLSFILCLGELGAAMMVYPPGTELMQVKTFSISANAPQALTSSMTLINLGVTGLLISLLFVFGKWMFKRFQYV; encoded by the coding sequence ATGGACAGAACATTAGGCAAAAATATCGTACGATTCGTTCCTTCTCTGCTGCTATTCCTGCTGCTGGCATTGCCGCTCGTGCTGCTGCTTTGGCAATGGATAACAATGGGAGAAGATACGGTTTTGCTTTCCATCATCAACCAGGAAAACCTACTGCTTATCGGGAAAAGCCTGCTGATGTCCGGTACAGCAGCACTCTCAGCAACGCTCACAGGAACCGTTTGTGGCTTTTTGCTTTACAAGTTTCAGTTTTCGTTCAGCGAATCTTACAAATTGGGATTGTTGCTGCCACTTCTTATCTCTCCCTATGTTTTTGCCGTAGCCTGGAAAGACGGCTTTTTTCGGTTATTGGGAAATGCGGCCGCCATCTATTCAGAAGCAGGAGTGATCCTGGTACACACCATTGTCTTTTTTCCGCTGGCGATGCTGATTACCGGAAGCGCTTTATCCCAAATCAATTCCGGCTATGAAGAAGCGGGATTAATGGCCGTTTCTTTCCGAAAAATGATGATGAAGATCGTACTCCCGCTTATCCGTCCTGCACTAACCATCTCCTTTTTGCTTATCCTGATATTCAGCTTGAGCGATTTTTCCGTTTCCGCCTTTTTTGGCGTGCGTACCTTTACCACTGAGATATTCACCCAGTTTTCAGCTCTTTATAACTTCCCCCTGGCTATCGGGCAGTCGATCATACTGCTGCTTGTCTGTATGCTGCTCATGCTGTCAGAAGCCCGTTATTTATCGGATGCTCCTTTCTTTTCCGTATCGGTGAAAGGAAGTATTTCTAAAAAATATCATGCTGGAAACCGCCAAATAATGTTCCATAGCTTCCTCTGGATGTTGCTGGTTTCCACATTGCTGATACCTGCCTTTATTCTAACAGTACAATCTCTTACCGCCAGGACGCCGTTTTTCATCCAGGCATGGGAGCTTATGCGTCCCGCCGCTCTTCAATCTGTCAAACTTGCCTTTGCAGGAGCTTGTATCATCACCCTCACCGGGCTATGGACGGCTTACAGAAAAGAACGCAGGAACGACAAACTGCCTAACCTCTTACTTTTACTGACTTTCATCGTCCCTTCCACCGTGCTGGGAATAGCGTTGATACGGTATTACAATCTTCCCGCCCTGAACTTCATCTATGGCACTTCGCTTATCCTGTTGATCGCGTATCTGGGTAAGTTTGGCTTTATCGCATCCAGGATCATAGGGAACGGCATCAAACAAATACCCATTTCTTTTGAAGAGGCGGCATCCGTGGTGGGTATTCCTTCAAAGAAGATCTTGCTAAAAATCAGCCTGCCTTTGCTTCTGCCATCCTTGTTTACGGCATTTGTCTTATCCTTCATCTTGTGCCTAGGCGAGCTGGGCGCCGCTATGATGGTTTATCCCCCCGGCACGGAACTCATGCAGGTAAAAACATTTTCTATTAGCGCCAATGCGCCCCAGGCGCTTACCAGCAGCATGACACTGATCAACCTGGGGGTAACGGGATTGCTCATCTCTTTGCTCTTTGTTTTCGGGAAATGGATGTTTAAACGATTTCAGTATGTATAA
- a CDS encoding cytochrome D1 domain-containing protein, whose amino-acid sequence MQYGFHHQCADNKVKQTISVGKTPHQLSFSIYGKYVLTAINGEHKVDVISTTDWKLVNSIPVGRNPHIVLPMSDGKTAWVTSEGDNKIVKVNLDSMKVVAEIPTFGFPRVMAATPDGKYIYLTIRWFHGLVKIDAEQNKIIAQVLLPQSDKFDNEGKAAHELSVAPDGKTVYLTSQFTNDVTAIDVATDKIQKIITVGTNPNWIEFTSDGKFAIVSNTSSNDASIIDIEKWKVVATVPVGKNPKRLWVANTK is encoded by the coding sequence ATACAATACGGTTTCCATCATCAGTGCGCAGACAATAAAGTAAAACAGACCATTTCCGTTGGTAAGACACCCCACCAGTTAAGTTTCAGCATTTACGGAAAGTATGTTTTAACCGCCATCAATGGAGAACATAAAGTAGATGTGATTTCAACAACGGACTGGAAGTTGGTCAATTCAATTCCTGTTGGAAGAAACCCCCATATTGTATTGCCTATGTCTGACGGCAAGACCGCTTGGGTTACCTCCGAAGGAGATAATAAAATTGTAAAAGTGAATCTGGACAGTATGAAAGTCGTTGCTGAAATTCCAACTTTCGGGTTTCCGAGAGTGATGGCTGCGACACCTGACGGAAAATATATCTATCTGACCATTCGCTGGTTTCACGGATTGGTAAAAATTGATGCGGAGCAAAACAAAATTATTGCTCAGGTACTTTTACCGCAATCTGACAAATTTGATAACGAAGGAAAAGCGGCCCACGAACTTTCCGTAGCTCCTGACGGCAAAACCGTTTACCTGACGAGCCAGTTTACCAATGATGTTACCGCTATTGATGTAGCAACGGATAAAATCCAGAAAATCATTACGGTCGGTACAAACCCAAACTGGATTGAATTTACATCTGACGGAAAATTTGCTATTGTAAGCAATACATCTTCCAATGATGCCAGCATTATTGACATTGAAAAATGGAAAGTGGTAGCGACTGTTCCGGTTGGCAAAAATCCAAAACGCCTTTGGGTAGCAAACACTAAATAA
- a CDS encoding extracellular solute-binding protein: MKYPFVFLGALYLLFLSACGPSPNEVTVYCTVDQVFSEPVLKDFEEEAGIKVKAVYDTEETKSTGVMNRLIAEKDNPRCDVFWSGDPVRNEVLQSRGITESHQSEQTRLIPAPFKEKNNHWIGFSARARVLIYNKTLIPADSLPRSVLNFTDPGLRGRFAIANPLFGTTTFHMAALFSSLGDEKAKQWMSDIKANGVVVAASNGDVKKRVINGELAFGLTDTDDAFEAKKESDEVDYIFLDQQENGIGTLIMPNALSLIKDSPHSENGKKLMDYLLTRETETKLAQSCAQMPLIKGTEVPHNVPSLDNIMAMKIDYKATSEQLQVIQPWLKAWTEH; this comes from the coding sequence ATGAAATACCCATTTGTCTTTCTTGGCGCCTTATACCTGCTTTTTCTTTCAGCCTGCGGCCCCTCGCCCAATGAAGTAACTGTTTACTGCACTGTTGACCAAGTTTTTTCCGAACCTGTGCTAAAAGATTTTGAAGAGGAGGCCGGCATTAAAGTAAAGGCTGTGTATGATACCGAAGAAACCAAATCCACCGGGGTGATGAACCGGCTGATCGCTGAAAAAGACAACCCCCGCTGCGATGTATTTTGGAGCGGCGACCCAGTGCGCAACGAGGTGCTGCAGTCGAGAGGTATTACCGAATCCCATCAATCGGAACAAACCCGGCTCATTCCCGCTCCATTCAAAGAAAAAAATAATCACTGGATTGGCTTTTCTGCCAGGGCAAGGGTGCTGATCTACAATAAAACCCTGATCCCGGCGGATTCTTTGCCCCGCTCCGTACTCAATTTCACTGATCCCGGTCTCCGGGGGCGGTTCGCCATTGCCAATCCGCTTTTCGGCACCACTACTTTTCACATGGCAGCTTTGTTTTCGTCATTGGGCGATGAAAAAGCCAAGCAGTGGATGAGCGATATTAAAGCAAATGGCGTGGTGGTGGCTGCCAGCAACGGGGACGTTAAAAAACGGGTGATAAACGGCGAACTGGCTTTCGGCCTCACCGATACCGATGACGCTTTTGAAGCCAAAAAAGAAAGTGATGAGGTGGATTACATCTTCCTGGATCAACAGGAAAATGGTATCGGGACGCTCATCATGCCCAATGCACTTAGTCTAATCAAAGATTCACCACATAGCGAAAACGGGAAAAAGCTGATGGACTACCTGCTGACACGGGAAACGGAAACGAAACTAGCCCAGTCTTGTGCACAGATGCCGCTGATCAAGGGAACGGAAGTGCCACACAACGTTCCCTCGTTGGATAACATCATGGCAATGAAAATTGATTACAAAGCAACTTCGGAACAACTGCAAGTTATACAACCCTGGTTGAAAGCATGGACAGAACATTAG
- a CDS encoding efflux RND transporter periplasmic adaptor subunit, with the protein MKKYILPILYVAMFSACSDQAENSSMENKDGLPRKVETITVSYENAPQALTLPAELHAFEKAGLNTKVQGYVGEVRVDIGDKVTKGAVLVKIEAPEIQIAYAEARSEIETARADYMNSKDLFERLVKASGKPGAISESDLVKAKNKTMADSTRMVTADYTARAKQQLLDYLIIRAPFNGIITQRNTDQGNLVGGNNGVPLLVIENNQSLRLKVPVPEALTGSSLAEEAVTFKVEPFPGKLFKADFYRRARSIDPETRTEMWEFIVNNQERELNTGLFAEIQLNIKRTSESMWVPHSAVLTTLRRKAVGKIVDGKLKWVEVKTGMKNESTIEVFGALDAGDHILLQPNEEMIAGMSIN; encoded by the coding sequence ATGAAAAAATACATTCTACCGATTTTATATGTAGCTATGTTTTCAGCCTGTTCAGATCAAGCTGAAAACAGTAGCATGGAAAATAAAGATGGACTGCCCAGAAAAGTAGAAACGATAACGGTGAGTTACGAAAATGCGCCACAGGCCCTGACGCTGCCTGCGGAGCTGCATGCTTTTGAAAAAGCGGGCCTGAATACCAAAGTGCAGGGCTATGTAGGCGAAGTACGGGTGGATATTGGTGATAAAGTAACAAAAGGGGCGGTCCTAGTAAAAATAGAAGCACCGGAAATACAGATAGCTTACGCTGAAGCCCGTAGCGAGATAGAAACAGCCCGTGCCGATTACATGAACAGCAAAGATCTTTTTGAGCGGCTGGTGAAAGCCTCCGGAAAGCCTGGTGCGATTTCAGAATCCGACCTGGTCAAAGCAAAAAACAAAACTATGGCTGACAGCACCCGGATGGTGACAGCAGATTATACCGCTCGGGCAAAGCAACAATTGCTGGATTATCTTATTATCCGAGCACCTTTCAACGGAATTATAACCCAAAGAAATACCGATCAGGGAAACCTTGTCGGAGGGAATAATGGAGTCCCTTTATTAGTGATCGAAAATAATCAAAGCTTGCGGTTAAAGGTACCCGTACCGGAAGCCTTGACCGGAAGTTCTCTAGCGGAAGAGGCTGTGACATTTAAAGTAGAGCCTTTCCCCGGAAAATTATTCAAAGCAGATTTTTACAGGAGAGCTAGAAGCATTGACCCTGAAACCAGAACAGAGATGTGGGAATTTATCGTAAACAATCAGGAGCGTGAATTGAATACAGGGCTTTTTGCAGAAATACAATTAAATATTAAGCGTACTAGTGAAAGTATGTGGGTACCTCACAGCGCCGTATTGACCACGCTCCGCAGAAAAGCTGTGGGGAAGATCGTGGATGGTAAGCTGAAATGGGTAGAAGTAAAAACAGGTATGAAAAACGAAAGCACCATTGAGGTATTTGGTGCACTTGATGCCGGGGATCACATCCTCTTGCAGCCCAACGAGGAAATGATAGCGGGAATGTCCATTAACTAA